CCAATGCCTTTCAGGAGGTAAACCTTAGTCCCCAGGCTATCCGCTCCATATACCTCACCCATTATCACCCCGACCATTTGGGGCTGGCAGGTTGGTTGCAGGAACAATCTGGGGCGCAAGTTTTCCTGCTGGACCGGGATTGCCGGATGGCTTCCGTTATTTCCCATCCGGAGCCGACCGATGCTGGAGAACTGGTCAAGATGTTCTTGTCCAATGGCCTTCCCCAAGAATTACTTCCGGATATGAC
This region of Clostridia bacterium genomic DNA includes:
- a CDS encoding MBL fold metallo-hydrolase → MLEINGIYLAKIPLPFPLKWVNCYLIPDADGWAVIDTGVNYKPAQEAWANAFQEVNLSPQAIRSIYLTHYHPDHLGLAGWLQEQSGAQVFLLDRDCRMASVISHPEPTDAGELVKMFLSNGLPQELLPDMT